The genome window TACCAGACGTTGCGCGATGCCATCACTGGCTTGTTCGACCGTTCCGCACGCAATGTGGTCTCCGGGCGCATCTGGGCGTTGAAGGATGTCTCATTCGAAGTGCGTCAGGGGCAAGTGCTGGGCATTATTGGGCGCAACGGCGCGGGAAAAAGCACCCTACTCAAGATCCTCTCCCGCGTGACTCAGCCTACCGAGGGCTTTGGCGAAATTCGCGGGCGGGTGGGGTCCCTGCTGGAAGTGGGTACGGGGTTTCACCCGGAACTGACAGGGCGGGAGAACATTTACCTGAACGGCGCCATTTTGGGCATGAAACGCCGCGAAATCGAGCGCAAATTCGATGAGATTGTCGAGTTTGCCGAGGTGGGTGCATTCATTGATACACCCGTCAAGCGCTATTCCAGCGGCATGTACCTGCGCCTGGCGTTTGCGGTGGCGGCACATCTTGAGCCGGAAATTCTGGTGGTGGACGAGGTCCTGGCGGTGGGCGATGCCGAGTTTCAGCGCAAGTGCCTGGGCAAGATGAGCGATGTGGCGCAGGAAGGGCGCACGGTGCTGTTCGTCAGCCATAACATGAGCGCCATTTTGCGCCTGACTCAGGAAACGCTGGTCATCGAAAAAGGGCGTCTGAAGATGCGTGCGCCCACACCTGAAGCGGTGGATTACTATCTCTCTCAGGGCTATTCTCAGGAAGGACAGCGCACCTGGGATGCCGATGAAATTCCCCCTGAGGCGGCGCCTTTCCGCCCGTGCGCGGTGCGCATTGTCAACGCCGAGGGCAAGGTCACCGAGACCGTGCGCTCCACTGAACCCTTCCATATTGAAGTTGAATATGCTCTCGATGCGCCCATCACCGGCTTGCGGGTGGGTGTTTACCTGATGAGCATGCGCGGGGAGTACATCTTTACGTCGTTTGATACGGATGACCCTCAGCGCTTCGAGCGTTATCCGGTGCGGCAAACCGGCGTATATGTCAGCCGTTGTACCGTGCCGGCAGACTTATTGAATGAAGGACGTTATGCGGTGGGAATCAACGCCAGTTCCTTCCGTGTGCGCCGGTATTTTCAGGATGATCAGGCTTTGAGTTTTACGGTGGATGCGACCGGTGCGCCCGGCACGCACTGGACAGAAGCCCGGTTGGGTCCACTGCGTCCGCGTTTGGACTGGAAAATTGAGGTGAAAGCATGAAAGCGGCAGGCAAGCAAGTCATCAAGCAATTTTTGGGGCAGATTCCATTTACTGCCGAACTGTACTGGCTCTTGCGCCAGAATGGCAAGCCCATTCGCACGCGCTTCAGCCTGAAGCACCTGCAAAGCGAACTACCCGAAATGGTGCGTCAGGCGGAAGCCATGCGTCGGGTAGTGGAAACCAGCAAAAATGTTTTCATTTTTGCCACCTTGCATTACTGGATTGAGCATACTGCCCTGCTAGGCATGGCGCTGGCGGCGCAGGGTCACCGCGTGACTCTGGGCTTTTTGCCCTATGCCGAGTGGCAGGAACCCATTAATCTCTTTGATTTACGCCGTCAGAACGCCTACGCCCGTAAGGTGTTGAGCACGGCAGAGCCGTGGTTACATCCGGTTTCATTTTTGAATAATCGTCCAACGGTTGTGCGCCTGCCTGATGAGGTCATGGATGCCGTGCGTCTGGTTTCGAATTACGATGCTCAGTACACCCTGCAGGTAGAAGACGTTGACCTGGAGAGCGGGATTTACAAACTGCGTTTGGAGCGTAACACCGAGGCGGCGCGTACGCTGTACCCCTACCTGAAAGCCAACCGCCCGGATGTGGTGATTGTTCCCAACGGCACCATTCAGGAACTGGGCGTAGCCTATCGCATTGCCCGCATCTTGAACATTCCCGTAGTCACCTATGAATTTGGCGATCAGCGTCAGCGCATCTGGCTGGCGCAGAATGCTGAGGTGATGCGTCAGGAAACCGATGCCCTTTGGGAAGCGCATCAGGGCGCTTCGCTGACTCCCGAACAACTGGAGCGCATGCGCGCCCTGTTCATGGCGCGCCAGCGCGGCGCGTTGTGGGAGAACTTTGCCCGTCAGTGGCAGGGTACGCCCGCGCAGGGCGGCAACACTATCCGCGAGCAGTTGCGTCTGGATGAGCGCCCGCTGGCACTGCTTGCGACCAATGTTCTGGGCGACAGCCTCACCCTGGGGCGACAGGTCTTCTCGCAGAGCATGGCGGAGTGGATTGAGCGCACCGTGCAGTACTTTGCCGGACGCCCGGATGTGCAGTTGGTCATCCGCATTCACCCCGGCGAGGTGCTGACTCACGGGCAATCCATGATGGATGTGGTCAAGCGTGTTCTGCCGCGCCTGCCGGAGCATATCCGCCTGATTGGACCAAAAGAGAAGATCAATACCTACGATCTGGTCGAGGTGGCGGATGTGGGGCTGGTGTACACCACTACTGTCGGCATGGAAATGGCCATATGCGGTTTGCCGGTGATTGTCAGCGGGCAAACGCACTACCGCGGCAGAGGCTTTACCTTCGATCCCGATTCGTGGGTGAGTTACTACAAACTGCTGGGGCAGATTTTGAGCAAACCCTCAGCCTACCGCCTCAGCCGTCAGCAGGTGGAAAGCGCCTGGGAGTACGCCTATCGCTTTTTCTTCGATTACCCGCGCCCGTTCCCGTGGCATCTGGTGCGCGCCTGGGAAGATTACAAAGCCCGTCCGCTTCAGAGTGTGCTGAGCGATGAAGGGCTGGCGCAGTACGGCGATACCTTCCGCTATCTGGTGGGCGATCCCATTGACTGGAAACGCATTTTGCAGGAGAACCCATGAGCGGAGAGCCGGTGCGCCAACAGGTGCGCTCATTTTACGACCAGATTGGCTGGCAGAAGGAAGCCGATGGGCTGTACCAGAATGCCCGCTATGAAGACCTGCGCCCGGTCTCGGCGGAGTACATTCACCGCTGTCATCTGCGCGTCAAGCGGCATCTTGCGCCCGAAGGGCGTTATCTGCTGGATGCCGGTTCAGGTCCGGTGCAGTACCCTGAGTACCTGACCTATTCTGAGGGATATCAGTACCGCGTTTGCGCCGACCTGTCCATCGTGGCTTTACAGGAAGCCCGCCGCAGGCTCGGGGAGCATGCCCTATGCGTGGTGGCAGATGTGGCGCATCTTCCCTTTGCGCCGGAAGCCTTTGACGGCGTGGTCTCTCTGCACACCCTGCACCATTTGCCTCTGGAAGAACAGCCCAACGCCTATAATGAACTCTTCCGCGTGTTGAAGAGTGGTAAAAAGGGCGTGGTGGTCAACGGCTGGACGGATTCGCCACTGATGCGCCGTTGGGCGCCGCTGGTGGCATTGGCAGAACGGCTGGGAACCTGGGTGGCGCGTCTGCGCAGTCGGGCTGTCGCGGCTGAGAAAAAGACATCTGTGTCTCAACCCACGGGGACGTTTGTGCGCAAACTGGATGCCGCCTGGCTCCGGGAGCATTTGCAGGGCAAAATTCCCTATGAAATCTATGTGTGGCGCAGTGTCAGTGTGCGCTGGCTGCGCGCTCTCGTTCATTCCATCACCGGCGGAAAGGTATGGCTCAAACTGCTTTACTGGCTGGAAGAGCGCAATCCGCGCTGGTATGGAGAAAATGGTCAGTATCCGCTGATTGTGATTTCGAAAGAACGCAGGAGTTAAAGGCATGAACTGGAGTGAAAAGGTTGTGCTGATTACCGGGGGCACTGGTTCGTTCGGCAAGAAATTCGTAGAAATCATGCTCAATGAATACCATCCCGCCAAGTTGATTATTTACAGCCGGGATGAACTGAAACAGCATGAGATGCGTCAGTCGGGGTTTGATCACCCTTCTCTGCGCTACTTCCTGGGTGATGTGCGCGATAAAGACCGCCTGCGCCGTGCCTTTGAAGGGGTGGATATTGTTGTCCATGCCGCCGCGCTCAAGCAGGTGCCTGCCTGCGAGTACAACCCCATGGAAGCCATCAAGACCAACATTCTGGGGAGCAGTAACGTGGTGGATGCCGCACTGGATACCGGCGTGGAAAAGGTGCTGGCGCTCAGCACCGATAAGGCGGTCAATCCCGTCAATCTGTACGGCGCAACCAAACTGGCGGCAGAAAAACTCATCATCCAGTCCAATGCTTATGCCGGCGGCAAGGTGACGCGCCTTGCCTGCGTGCGTTATGGCAACGTGGTGGGAAGCCGTGGGAGCGTGGTGCCGGTGTTCCTGAAACAGCGCGAGAACGGCAAGGTCACGGTGACTGATGAACGCATGACCCGCTTCTGGCTGACGCTGGAACAGGGCGTGCGCTTTGTCATCCGCAGTATCGAGCAGATGCGCGGCGGCGAGGTGTTCGTTCCCAAGATTCCCAGTATGTCTATCATGGATTTAGCCCGTGCCGTTGCGCCAGAGAACGACATTGAAATTATCGGCATTCGTCCCGGCGAGAAACTGCACGAGGTGCTGGTTTCGGAAGACGAAGCCCGCCACACGGTGGAACTGGATGATATGTTCGTGGTCATGCCCGCCGAAGCCATCTGGTTTGGTCTGGACTGGCACGACAAGGGCAATCCTCTGCCCGATGGCTTCCGTTACGCCAGCAATAACAATTCTCAGTGGCTGACTATTGAACAAATCCGCGAGATGATTCGCCCTATAGAAGAAGCGCACCGTAAGGGAGTGCTGGAGTAAACAGGCTTATGGGAGAACGGCGCAAACGTCTGCTGGTGACGGGAGCAAGCGGCTTGCTGGGCATCAGCCTCTGCCTCGATGCAGTGGGCGATTTCGAGGTCATTGGGGTGGTGAACAGCCGCCGTCTTGCTGGCGCGCCGTTTTCCCAGGTTCAGGCAGATTTTACGCAAACCGGTTCTGCCGCAAAGTTGATTGAGGAAGTGCGCCCGGATTGGGTGGTGCATTGCGCCGCTCTGGCAGACCTGGACGCCTGCGAGAAAAATTCTGCCCTTTCGGCGCGTTTGAACGCAAACCTGCCCGGTGAGGTAGCCGAAGCCTGTTACAGGTCAGGAGCGCGCCTGGTGTACATCTCCACCGATGCGGTGTTCGACGGCGAACGCGGCGGCTACCGCGAGGATGACCAGCCCAATCCACAAAGCGTCTATGCCCGCGACAAGTGGCTGGGCGAGCAGGCGGTTTGGCAAGCCAATCCGCAGGCGATTGTGGCGCGGGTCAACTTTTACGGCTGGAGTTTGCTGGGTCAGCGCAGTCTGGCGGAGAAGTTTTACTACACCCTTGCGGCAGGCAAGGGCATGATGGGCTTTACCGATGTGTACTTCTGTCCACTGGTCAACCAGCACCTGGGACGGATTTTGCTGGAAATGCTGGAAAAGGGCTTGGAAGGGCTGTACCACGTCTTCAGCGCAGAATGTCAGAGCAAGTACGCCTTTGGCGTGGCGCTGGCAAAACGCTTTGGGCTGGATGCCGGATTAATTCGTCCGGTTTCGGTGCAGGAAGCCGGTCTGGCGGCGCGGCGCTCTCCCAATTTGACCATGCGCGTAGAAAAACTGGAAGCGGCTTTGGGACATGCCATGCCCGGACAGGAAGAGGAACTGGAAGCATTCCATCGTCTGTATCTTGAGGGTTACCCTCAACGACTGCGGGCGATGGTGGCTGTTGCGTAAGCACAAGTAGAGCAGGCTGGAAAGGAGAGGTTTACCATGGACATTCAAATTGGCAATCGTCTGGTTGGTTTGAATCATCCCACCTATTTCATCGCGGACATTGCCGCCAATCATGACGGTAGTCTGGAACGGGCAAAGCAGTTGATTCGTCTTGCCAAAGAAGCCGGCGCCGATGCCGCCAAGTTCCAGAATTTCCGCGCGCCCAAAATCGTTTCCGATTACGGTTTTAAGGCGCTGGGCGGGCAGAAGTCGCACCAGGCCACCTGGCGCAAGAGTGTCTTTGAGGTCTATCAGGATGCATCCATTCCTTTCGAATGGACGTATGAACTCAAAGCCGTCTGTGATGAAGTGGGTATTGATTACTTCTCTTCCCCCTACGACTTTGAAGCCACCGACTTCCTTGTGCCTTACATGCCTGCCATCAAAATAGGTTCGGGAGAGATTACCTGGCATGAAGCCCTGGAACACATTGCCCGCAAGGGCTTGCCCGTCATTCTGGCTACCGGCGCGTCCGACATTGGCGAGGTGGCGGCGGCGGTGCGCCTGATTCTTTCCATCAACAAGCAACTGGTGCTGATGCAGTGCAATACCAACTACACCGCCAGCCTGGAAAACTTCAACCATGTGCATCTCAACGTGCTGAAGACCTATGGACTGATGTTCCCGGATGTGGTGCTGGGGCTCTCCGATCATACCCCCGGACATGCCGCCGTGCTGGGCGCGGTCGCGCTGGGCGCGCGGGTGATTGAAAAGCACTTTACCGACGATAACAACCGCGAAGGTCCAGACCACAAATTTGCCATGAACCCCGATACCTGGGCGCAGATGGTGGAAAACACCCGTCAGTTGGAGCGGGCGCTGGGCTCGGCAGATAAATTCGTTGCCGAGAATGAGCAGGAAACCGTCGTTTTGCAACGGCGTTGCCTGCGCGCCGCTCGCGATTTGCCCGCCGGAACTGTCATTACCCGCGAGCATCTGGATGTACTGCGCCCGGCTCCGCGCGATGCCATCATGCCCTATGACATTCCGCGCGTGCTGGGCAAGCGATTAATCGTGGATAAGGTTGCCGGTCAGGAACTGCGCTGGACCGACCTGGGAGAGTAAATGCGCGTTTTGTACTTCACCCGCGCTTACACCCCGCACGATCACCGCTTTCTTTCGGCGCTGGCAGAAAGCGGTCAGGAAGTGTTTTACCTGCCGCTGGAAAACGATGGTAAAGCGCTGGAAGACCGCCCGCTCCCGCCTCAGGTGGAGCGTCTTCACTGGCAGGGCGGGAGCGGACGCTTCCGCTGGCGGGATGTGCCCGCGCGGGTGCTGGAACTGCGCCGTATTCTTCGTCAGGTGAACCCGGACGTGATTCATGCCGGTCCGGTGCAAACCTGCGCCTTCGTGGCGGCGCTGGCGGGGGCGTCCCCGCTGGTGACCATGTCCTGGGGTTCGGACTTGCTCAAGGATGCATTCTCCAGCGGGTGGATGAAATGGGTGACGCGCTTCACCCTGCGCGCCAGCCATGTGCTGGTGGGCGATTGCCTTGCCGTGCGCGATGCCGCGGCGGGGTTGGGCTTCCCGGCGGAGCATGTGGTGCTGTTCCCCTGGGGCGTCAATCTGGAGCGCTTCCATCCCGTGCGGGAGTCTTCTCCCCTGCGGGAGCGGCTGGGCTGGCAGGATGCCTTTGTGGTCCTCTCCCTGCGTTCGTGGGAGCCGATCTACGGCGTGGAGACGGTGGTGGATGCCTTTGCGCAAGCCTTTGAAGAAGAACCCCGCCTGCGCCTCATCTTGCTGGGGCAGGGTTCGCTGGCGGGACGCATTCAACAGCGCCTGCATCAGCGTCAATTGCATGAGGTGGTGTACCTGGGCGGGCAGGTCAATCAGGACGATTTACCGCGCTTCTATCAGGCGGCGGATTTATACGTCAGCGCCTCTCATTCCGACGGCTCTTCGGTCTCGCTGATGGAAGCCCTGGCGAGCGGCTTGCCCGTGCTGGTCTCGGACATTCCCGGAAACCGCGAGTGGGTCACTCCCGGAGAGGCGGGCTGGCTCTTCCCTGTTGAAGATGCCCATGCGCTGGCGCAGGGGATTCTGCGGGCAGTGCGCGAACCGGAGACATTGAAAGACATGCGCATCCGCGCTCGCCGTCTTGCTGAAGAGCGCGCCGACTGGCGCAAAAACTTCCCGAAACTGCTGGAGGCGTACCGCATGGCGCTCCGGCGGACGGGAAAACTCGTGGAGGAAAAGCAACCCCTATGACCAACACCGTCATTCTCATTCAAGCCCGTATGACTTCCAGCCGTCTGCCCGGAAAAGTCCTGCTGGATTTGGGCGGTCAACCGGCGCTGGCGTGGTGCGTGGAACGCTGTAAGCAAGCCCGCTCCGCTCAGCGGGTGGTGGTGGCAACCACCACCAATGCCTCGGACGACCCGGTGGCGGCGTTGTGCCATCAGCGCGGCTGGGAGGTCTTCCGCGGTAGTGAGTTTGATGTGCTGGATCGTTTTGTTCAGGCGGCGCGCTGGGCGCAGGCGGATGTGGTCGTGCGCGTCACCGCCGACTGTCCGCTGATTGACCCCGCCGAGATTGACCGGGTGGTGGAGGCTTTCTTTGCCACCGGTGCGGATTTTGCCGCCAATCGTCTGCCGCCCCCCTGGAAGCGTACCACCCCCATTGGACTGGATACCGAGGTGTGCCGCATGGCGGCGCTGGAACGGGCATGGCGCGAAGCCGCCCAAAAGTTCGAGCGTGAGCATGTCATGCCTTATCTCTATGATGAACCCGGGCGCTTTCGCGTTCACATTGCCGACTGGGAACAGGATTTGAGCCATCACCGCTGGACGCTGGATACCCCCGAGGATTACCAGTTCCTGCGCGAAGTGGTAAAGCGTCTGGGCAACCGCATGGATGTGCGCTGGCAGGATGTGCTGGCATTGCTGGAAGCCGAACCGCAGTTGATGCAAATTAACGCCGGCGTGCGCCACAAATCCGGGTTGGAACATGACCCCCGCATGAAGTGAGAGAGCCATGAGCCTGATCACCCTTTTTACCGCCCCCAAACCCTTTACCGACCCGCACATTGCGCTGATTCAGCACAATGCCATCCGTTCCTGGCTGGCGCTGGGCGATGAGGTGGAAGTCATCCTGCTGGGCGAGGAAGAAGGACTGGCGGAAGCGGCGGCGCTCTATGGCGTCAAACACCTGCCTCAGGTGGCACGCACGGCTTCAGGTACGCCGCTGGTCTCGTCCATGTTTGCGCTGGCGCGGGAGCATTCCACCAGCCCTCTGTTGTGTTGCGTCAACGCCGATATTCTGCTCACCCCCGACCTGCTGACGGTGGGGCGGGCGATGCTGGAAAAGCATTCCCGTTTTCTGGTGGTGGGTCAGCGTTGGGATCTGGACGTGCATGAGCCGCTGGAGTTTACTGCGGGCTGGGCAGGACGTCTGCGCCGGCGCGCTCAGCAGGAAGGTAAACTGCACAAAGCCACCGGCTCGGATTACTTCCTCTTTCCGCGCGGGTGCTTCAGCGATATGCCTGCCTTTGCCATTGGACGCGCTGGCTGGGACAACTGGATGATTTACTCCGGGCGCGCTCAGCATTTCCCGGTGGTGGACGCCACCCATGACCTGTTCATTGTTCACCAGAACCACGACTACCGTCATCTTCCCGGCGGACAACCCCACTACAAGCACCCTGAAACGCTGGAAAATATCCGCCTGGCAGGCGGCAGACGGGCAATCTTCGAACTTCCCGATGTCAGCCACCGCCTGGTGAAGGGCAAACTGGTGCGTCCGCCGCTTACCTGGCAACGCTTCTGGCGCGAGGTGGAGATTTTCCCGCTGGTGACTTTGCATTCCTACCCGCTGGCGCTGGCAATGTACTTCCTCTTGCATCCCCGCAAAGCCTACCGGGAATACCGCGAAGGGAGACTTTAATCTATGCGCGTTGGACAGAACCCGGCAAAATTCGTCAAAGAGGTAGCCCGTCCGGAACGCATTACCGTTGCGGTGCTGAATTATATTCCTTTTCTCAGCGGTTTTTACGCTGAGGCGCTGGACGTGCTGAAAGTGTGCCTGGAAAGCGCCCGCACCGAGGCAGGTTTGCCCTTTGATTTACTGGTCTTCGATAACGCTTCCTGCGAAGAGGTGCGCCAGTACCTTTTGGATGAGCATCAAGCCGGACGCATTCAGTACCTTTTCCTTTCAGAGAAGAATCTGGGCAAGGGCGGCGCCTGGAACATCATCCTCTCCGGTGCGCCCGGCGAGATCATCTCGTATGCCGACAGCGATGTGCTTTTCTCTCCGGGCTGGCTCAAGCGTTCGGTCGAGATTCTGGAAACCTACCCCAACGTGGGCATGGTGACCGCGCGCCCCTTCCGCACCCGCGAGGAATACATGACCGCCACACTGGACTGGGCGCGGCGCACCTCTGAGGTGCAGGTGGAGCAGGGTCAACTCATCCCCTGGGAGACCTTCCTGGAATTTGACCTCAGTTTGGGACAGAGCGAGGAAGAAATCCGCCAGCGTTATGAAAGCACCCGCGACGTGCGCCTGACTTATCAGGGCGTTCCGGCGTTTGTGGGCGCTTCGCACTGGCAGTTTACCGCCTGGAAGAGTACCCTGCAGAATTTCCTGCCCTTCAACATGGATCGCCCGATGGGGCAGGTTAAGCAACTGGACGAGCGCATGAACGCCGCGGGTTTTCTGCGTCTGATGACTGCCGAACCGCTGGCGATGAACATGAGCAACACCCTGCGCGGCGTCCGTCAGACGGTTACCGCGCCTGCACCCCAACCCGGGCGCAAGAAAACTTCTCCCCTGCTGGAGTTTCCGCCGGTGAAGAAGGTGTTGCTCTCACTCTACGATTCCATTTTCCGCTGGTATTATGACCGATAAAACGATTTTCATCTCTGCCGATCACGGACTTTCGATTGTCTATTTCCTGCAAACGGACGTCCTGCCCACCCTGCTGGAAAGCGGCGCGCGGGTGGTTGTCCTCACGGATGACGGCATCCGTGATCAGATTGCCGCCAAATTTTCCCAGCCCAATCTGATCATCGAAGGATTGCGCTTCCGCCAGTGCCGCGAGTACTTCGAGAAAAACGATCACTCACTGCAGTACTGGATGCACTTTCTGCGCTGGATGGGCGGCTCAAACCGCATCAACACCAATGCCATGGACGGACATTTGCGCCAGATGGCGCACGAAGCCTCGCCGCGCGGCAAGCGCCTCATGCCCCTCATTCGCGGGCTGACGTACGTCCTGCGCCGCTCTCGTCTGGCGCGCCAGGCGCTGGTGAACTTCCAGCGCCGCTACACGCCCAACATTTACGGCGATTTGTTCGAGAAGTACCAGCCCTCGCTGGTGGTTGCCAGCACTCCCGGCTGGCGCTGGGATCGCTATCTTCTGCGCGAAGCCGCGGCACGCGGTATCCCCACCGCCGCGGTGATTGTCGGCTGGGACAACCCTTCCAGTTACCGCCTGCCCGGTGCACCGGTGGACTGGATTACCTGCTGGAGCGAGATTCAGAAGCAGGAACTGGTGCTGGGCTCGGACTGGAAGCCTGAGCGCGTGCATGTGGGCGGTATTCCTTCCTACGATGGCTATTTCCGCGGCACGTGGAAGATGTCCCGCGAGGAATACTTCCGCCTGCATGGGCTGGATCCCAACCGCAAACTGCTTTCGTATGCCTGCTCGTTCGTCACCTTTTCGCCAAATTTTGCCAACATCCGCGCACTGGCGGAACTGGTGCATCAGGACGCGCTGGCAGAGCCGACACAACTGCTCATCCGTCTGCACCCCAATCACTTCCAGCCGGGCTCGCTCTACGAGCAGGAAGCCAACCGCGTGCGCGAGTTGATTCGCGGTATGCCGCACGTTCATCTGGTGGAACCGGTGCCGCTGGGCGGCGAACTGGGCTACTACTCCGGGGAGGACATGCCCGAAAAAGCCTCGATGATGGCGTATTCGGACGTTTTTCTGACGGTGTACTCCACCATGGTGGTGGAGACCGCCATTCACGACCGTCCGATTGTCAGCGTGTGCATTGACGAGCCGGGCGGCTGGAACACGCCGGGAAAATTCTCTCTCTCCCTGCAGGAAATTGGCGAATGGCCCACCCATCTGCGCTTCCGCGCCGCCGGAGCGGGCAGGGTAGCCTACAACGCCGAGCAGTTGAAGGACATCCTCAACCTGTACCTGCGCGCCCCCGAAACCGACTCGGCTCAGCGCCGCAAGTTCATTCAGGACGAGTGCACCTTTACCGATGGCTCTGCCGGATGGCGCACTGGAACTTTTCTGCGCAGTCTGCTGGAAAGAGGTGAGGCATGAAATTTCTGATTGCCGGATTTGGTTCGATTGGCAGACGTCACCTGCGCAATTTGCGTGCGCTGGGAGAGGAAGATATCCTGCTTCTGCGCTCCCATCGCAGTACCCTGCCTGATGATGAAATTGCCGGATTGCCGGTAGAAACCGATATCCACGCCGCGCTGGCGCACCGCCCGGATGCGGTGATTATTGCCAACCCCACCGCACTGCACCTGCAGGTAGCCATTCCGGCGGCGGAGCAGGGCTGTTCTATCCTCATGGAAAAGCCCATTGCCGACTCCACCGAGGACATTCCCGCCCTGCGGCGTGCGCTGGAAAAGGGCGGCGGGCAGTTGCTGGTGGGCTTTCAGTTCCGCTTTCATCCCACCTTACAGCAAGCCGCCAAACTGCTCTCTGAGGGTGTTATCGGACGGGTGGTTTCGGTGCGTTCGCACTGGGGCGAATACTTGCCCAACTGGCATCCCTGGGAGGACTACCGCCAGAGTTATGCCGCGCGTCCCGACCTGGGCGGCGGGGTGATTCTGACTCTCTGTCATCCGTTCGATTACCTGCGCTGGTTGCTTGGCGAGTATGCCATCGGCTGGGCAGGCGGCGGTACCCTGGGCGATCTGGAATTGCAGGTGGAGGACTGCGCCGAGATTGGGTTGAAGTTCCGCAACGGCGCGGTGGGCACATTGCATCTGGATTACCTGCAACAGCCCCCCCGCCATACGCTGGAAGTCATCGGCACGGCAGGCACCTTGCAGTGGGACAACGCCGATGCCACCTTGCGGGTGTTCCGCGCGGGCGAAAGTGACTGGCAGGTCTTCTCTGCACCAGAGGGCTTTGAGCGCAACTGGATGTTCCTTGAAGAGATGCGCCACTTCCTGGCGGTGGCTCGCCGGGAAGTTCAGCCTGCCTGCACGCTGGAAGACGGCGTGCGCGCTCTGCAACTGGCGCTGGCGGCTCGCGAAGCCCTGAAAGCGATATAATTGCCTGCCGAAAAGGAGAAACGCGGAATGAAACGCTTGCAATTTCATGGGTGGATGGGACTGCTGGTGCTGACGATGCTGGTGGTGAGCGCATGCACCCCGCCAGCGCCCGCGGCTACTCCCACCCCGGTTTCGACGGATACGCCTCAGCCTTCGGCGACGG of Anaerolinea thermophila UNI-1 contains these proteins:
- a CDS encoding glycosyltransferase family A protein; protein product: MRVGQNPAKFVKEVARPERITVAVLNYIPFLSGFYAEALDVLKVCLESARTEAGLPFDLLVFDNASCEEVRQYLLDEHQAGRIQYLFLSEKNLGKGGAWNIILSGAPGEIISYADSDVLFSPGWLKRSVEILETYPNVGMVTARPFRTREEYMTATLDWARRTSEVQVEQGQLIPWETFLEFDLSLGQSEEEIRQRYESTRDVRLTYQGVPAFVGASHWQFTAWKSTLQNFLPFNMDRPMGQVKQLDERMNAAGFLRLMTAEPLAMNMSNTLRGVRQTVTAPAPQPGRKKTSPLLEFPPVKKVLLSLYDSIFRWYYDR
- a CDS encoding cytidylyltransferase domain-containing protein; its protein translation is MTNTVILIQARMTSSRLPGKVLLDLGGQPALAWCVERCKQARSAQRVVVATTTNASDDPVAALCHQRGWEVFRGSEFDVLDRFVQAARWAQADVVVRVTADCPLIDPAEIDRVVEAFFATGADFAANRLPPPWKRTTPIGLDTEVCRMAALERAWREAAQKFEREHVMPYLYDEPGRFRVHIADWEQDLSHHRWTLDTPEDYQFLREVVKRLGNRMDVRWQDVLALLEAEPQLMQINAGVRHKSGLEHDPRMK
- a CDS encoding Gfo/Idh/MocA family protein, whose protein sequence is MKFLIAGFGSIGRRHLRNLRALGEEDILLLRSHRSTLPDDEIAGLPVETDIHAALAHRPDAVIIANPTALHLQVAIPAAEQGCSILMEKPIADSTEDIPALRRALEKGGGQLLVGFQFRFHPTLQQAAKLLSEGVIGRVVSVRSHWGEYLPNWHPWEDYRQSYAARPDLGGGVILTLCHPFDYLRWLLGEYAIGWAGGGTLGDLELQVEDCAEIGLKFRNGAVGTLHLDYLQQPPRHTLEVIGTAGTLQWDNADATLRVFRAGESDWQVFSAPEGFERNWMFLEEMRHFLAVARREVQPACTLEDGVRALQLALAAREALKAI
- a CDS encoding glycosyltransferase family 4 protein is translated as MRVLYFTRAYTPHDHRFLSALAESGQEVFYLPLENDGKALEDRPLPPQVERLHWQGGSGRFRWRDVPARVLELRRILRQVNPDVIHAGPVQTCAFVAALAGASPLVTMSWGSDLLKDAFSSGWMKWVTRFTLRASHVLVGDCLAVRDAAAGLGFPAEHVVLFPWGVNLERFHPVRESSPLRERLGWQDAFVVLSLRSWEPIYGVETVVDAFAQAFEEEPRLRLILLGQGSLAGRIQQRLHQRQLHEVVYLGGQVNQDDLPRFYQAADLYVSASHSDGSSVSLMEALASGLPVLVSDIPGNREWVTPGEAGWLFPVEDAHALAQGILRAVREPETLKDMRIRARRLAEERADWRKNFPKLLEAYRMALRRTGKLVEEKQPL